The DNA sequence GCCCGCCCGGAAAGCGTCCCTATGGCAGCGAAGGCGGAGGCTCATCGCTTAAATGCTTTATTTTCAAGGCAGTCTATGAAATAAATAATATAAGTTAGGAAGCGGCCCTTTATTTCAAATGGACCTGCTTGTGACGTTTATATGAAATGGAAGCGTACGTCATTGACCTTTTTAAAAAGTATGTGCTATACTTCAATAGAAATGAAAATCATTCTCAACTACATTTTAACGATTCTAAATAAGCTTTTTTATCCGCTTCGTACATAGAAAGCGGGTTTCTCTATGAAGGCCTGTCGTGTTTTATAAATCGGATTGCAGGAAGTACAGGGGGAAATGGTATGAGCTTTATTCAACTTGATAATATTACGAAAGCATTTTCAGATAAGGGCCGGCCCGCCGTTGATAAACTTAGCCTGAAAATAAACCAGGGTGAAATTGTTTCTCTCCTTGGACCGAGTGGCTGCGGCAAAACGACCACTCTCCGGATGATTGCCGGTTTCGAAAACCCTTCAAACGGCAGAATAAGCATCGATGGAGCAGCAATCGTTAACGAAGCAAGAGCTCTTCCACCGGAGAAACGCGGCATTGGAATGGTGTTCCAGGACTATGCTTTATTTCCGCACATGACGATCGCTAAAAATGTTATGTTCGGACTTAATAAATGGAAAAGCCGAGATAAAAAAGCGAGGGCACAGGAAGTGCTGGAGCTGGTCGGGCTGGAAGAATATGCTGATAGGTTTCCAACGCAGCTTTCAGGCGGTCAGCAGCAGCGGGTAGCTCTTGCAAGAGCGCTCGCTCCGAAGCCCCACGTCGTACTGATGGATGAACCGTTCAGTAATCTCGATGCGGGACTGCGCGAAAAAATGCGCTTTGATGTGACGAACATTCTCCGCCGCGCCAACACGACTGCAATTATCGTCACACATGATCAGAAAGATGCTTTTGCTGTTTCCGACCGGGTTGTCGTCATGAATGAAGGCGTTATTCAGCAAATTGCAGCACCTAAAGAAATGTACCGCTGTCCGAAGAACTGTTTCGTCGCCCAGTTTGTCGGCAAGACAAATCTCCTGACCGGGAAAATGGATCATGATCTTCGTAACATTCATACTCATATAGGGAAAGTGGCACTTCCGGAGGAGTCGAAGGAACGCCTCGAAAGCGTGACGCTTTCTATCCGGCCGGAAGGGTGTATGCTTTCAGAACAGGGAGCTTTCTGCGGCGTTGTGGAAAGAGTAACTTACGGCGGGGAGTATCAGGAGCTGCACGTACGGCTTCATAATGAACCGGAATTATCGAAGGCTCCAATGATTATTTACGCGCCGG is a window from the Alkalicoccus halolimnae genome containing:
- a CDS encoding ABC transporter ATP-binding protein, with product MSFIQLDNITKAFSDKGRPAVDKLSLKINQGEIVSLLGPSGCGKTTTLRMIAGFENPSNGRISIDGAAIVNEARALPPEKRGIGMVFQDYALFPHMTIAKNVMFGLNKWKSRDKKARAQEVLELVGLEEYADRFPTQLSGGQQQRVALARALAPKPHVVLMDEPFSNLDAGLREKMRFDVTNILRRANTTAIIVTHDQKDAFAVSDRVVVMNEGVIQQIAAPKEMYRCPKNCFVAQFVGKTNLLTGKMDHDLRNIHTHIGKVALPEESKERLESVTLSIRPEGCMLSEQGAFCGVVERVTYGGEYQELHVRLHNEPELSKAPMIIYAPVEQDVEIGAIVSFDIKPELVAMVE